In Geotalea uraniireducens, one genomic interval encodes:
- a CDS encoding amino acid ABC transporter permease, whose translation MRLPLTHLFIAARSGRKETIPLPARLVGFLVAFLFVTLVFAYAFHNLQYQWGWEAVYEYRQKFINGWLMTVAISAAALLLSLLIGLFFALAQKSRFLPLRYFSKLYIETIRGTPLLVQILVFFYVVADAFGIGNRYVVGVVTLSLFAGAYICEIIRAGIESVGESQLESARAIGLTRLQIYRYVVFPQAFRQVLPPLAGQFASLIKDSSLLSIIAVSEFTLNAQEVNAFTFSTLECYLPLAVGYLLLTLPISLLSRWLEKKYRYAT comes from the coding sequence TTGCGCCTGCCCCTCACCCACCTGTTCATTGCCGCCCGGTCCGGGCGGAAGGAGACGATTCCCCTTCCCGCCCGGCTCGTCGGCTTCCTGGTCGCGTTCCTCTTCGTGACGCTGGTATTCGCCTACGCCTTTCACAACCTGCAGTACCAATGGGGTTGGGAGGCGGTCTACGAATACCGCCAGAAGTTCATCAACGGCTGGCTGATGACCGTTGCCATCTCGGCGGCGGCGCTGCTGCTCAGCCTGCTGATCGGCCTGTTCTTCGCCCTGGCCCAGAAGAGCCGCTTCCTGCCGCTCCGTTACTTCAGCAAGCTCTACATCGAGACAATCCGCGGCACGCCGCTTCTGGTGCAGATCCTGGTCTTCTTCTACGTGGTGGCGGACGCCTTCGGCATCGGCAACCGCTATGTCGTCGGGGTGGTCACCCTGTCGCTCTTCGCCGGCGCGTACATCTGCGAGATCATCCGGGCCGGGATCGAAAGCGTCGGCGAATCCCAGCTGGAGTCGGCCCGGGCCATCGGCCTCACCCGGCTGCAGATCTACCGCTATGTCGTCTTTCCCCAGGCGTTCCGCCAGGTGCTCCCCCCGCTGGCGGGGCAGTTCGCCTCGCTGATCAAGGATTCGTCGCTCCTGTCGATCATCGCCGTCAGCGAATTTACCCTCAACGCCCAGGAAGTGAACGCCTTCACCTTCAGCACCCTGGAATGCTACCTGCCGCTGGCGGTCGGCTACCTGCTGCTGACCCTCCCCATCTCGCTCCTCTCCCGTTGGCTGGAAAAAAAATACCGCTATGCGACTTGA
- a CDS encoding cytochrome C, producing the protein MNQEKMVTVVGMLVLASVLLAGCALPERYRLPVKHPPIYELGERREFCTKCHGFKKQPIDFERYNHTLLFTDSHRLVAYQDQRVCALCHEQSFCNDCHVTHTELKPSLKNETENYRRMQHRGEYLSRHRIDGRLDPTSCFRCHGNPQSAQTCAGATCHGN; encoded by the coding sequence ATGAATCAAGAAAAGATGGTTACGGTAGTGGGGATGCTGGTGCTGGCATCGGTGCTGCTGGCGGGGTGCGCGCTGCCCGAGCGCTACCGGCTGCCGGTAAAGCATCCGCCAATTTATGAGCTGGGCGAACGACGGGAGTTCTGTACCAAGTGCCACGGTTTCAAGAAACAGCCGATCGACTTCGAACGCTACAATCATACCCTGCTGTTCACCGATTCCCATCGCCTGGTAGCCTACCAGGATCAGCGGGTCTGCGCCCTCTGCCACGAGCAGAGCTTCTGTAATGACTGCCACGTCACCCATACCGAACTCAAGCCGTCCCTGAAGAACGAAACCGAGAACTACCGGCGAATGCAGCACCGCGGCGAATACCTGTCGCGGCACCGGATCGACGGCCGTCTCGATCCGACCTCCTGTTTCCGTTGCCACGGCAATCCCCAGTCGGCCCAAACCTGCGCCGGTGCCACCTGTCATGGCAATTAG
- a CDS encoding MATE family efflux transporter gives MQRPNLINDPIPELLRRLAVPVGVGFFFNTMFNVVDTFYGGLISTRALAALSLSFPLFFIILALGAGTSMGATALIGHALGAGRRDEAELYAAQVLSFGLLHALLLTGGGLLAAPAVFTLLGASGEYLDMALAYMNVLFAGALFFIGNYALNAMLNASGDTHSFRNFLVAGFFLNLALDPWFLYGGAGLPRMGLAGIALATVVIQAGGNCYLLARVRRTGLLSHRSWALLRPRRATFRRLFGQGFPASLNMLTVALGIFVITWFLGRFSKEAVAAYGIGTRIEQIVLLPAMGLNVATLSLVAQNFGAGKPERVRRTVRTAIRAGLLLMVGGTVLVLLAAEPLLRLFSRDAQVVAIGAVFLRIEALVLGAYVILYVNNSALQGLQKPAFALWIGLFRQLVAPVAVIWLLAFRLGWGLLGIWWGTFMVTWLAAGISLLYTRRTVEVLCSEPPTVTPDNGNGGSNG, from the coding sequence ATGCAACGTCCCAACCTGATCAACGATCCGATCCCCGAGCTGCTGCGGAGACTTGCCGTGCCGGTCGGCGTCGGCTTTTTCTTCAACACCATGTTCAACGTGGTCGACACCTTCTACGGCGGGTTGATCTCCACCAGGGCACTGGCGGCACTCTCCCTCTCCTTCCCGCTCTTCTTCATCATCCTTGCCCTTGGCGCCGGCACCTCGATGGGCGCCACCGCGCTGATCGGCCATGCCCTCGGCGCCGGGCGCCGGGACGAAGCGGAACTCTATGCGGCCCAGGTCCTCTCCTTCGGCCTCCTCCATGCGCTGCTCCTCACCGGCGGCGGCCTGCTGGCGGCACCGGCGGTTTTCACCCTGCTCGGCGCCAGCGGCGAGTACCTGGACATGGCCCTGGCCTACATGAACGTGCTTTTTGCCGGGGCGCTGTTCTTCATCGGCAACTACGCCCTCAACGCCATGCTCAACGCCTCGGGGGACACCCACAGCTTCCGCAACTTCCTGGTCGCCGGCTTTTTCCTCAACCTGGCCCTCGACCCATGGTTCCTCTACGGCGGCGCCGGCCTTCCGCGAATGGGACTGGCCGGCATCGCGCTGGCCACCGTGGTCATCCAGGCCGGCGGCAACTGCTACCTGCTGGCCCGGGTGCGCCGCACCGGGCTCTTGTCGCACCGCTCCTGGGCTTTGCTCCGTCCCCGCCGGGCAACGTTCCGCCGGCTCTTCGGCCAGGGATTCCCGGCCAGCCTCAACATGCTGACCGTGGCGCTGGGAATCTTCGTCATCACCTGGTTCCTCGGCCGCTTCAGCAAGGAGGCGGTAGCCGCCTACGGCATCGGCACCCGGATCGAGCAGATCGTCCTCCTCCCGGCAATGGGGCTGAATGTCGCCACCCTGTCGCTGGTAGCCCAGAATTTCGGCGCCGGCAAGCCGGAGCGGGTCAGACGGACGGTCCGGACCGCCATCCGCGCCGGGCTGCTGCTGATGGTCGGCGGGACCGTCCTGGTGCTCTTGGCGGCCGAACCGCTCTTACGGCTCTTCAGCCGCGATGCACAGGTCGTCGCCATCGGCGCGGTCTTCCTCCGGATTGAGGCGCTGGTCCTCGGCGCCTACGTCATCCTCTACGTCAACAATTCGGCGCTCCAGGGGTTGCAGAAGCCGGCGTTCGCCCTCTGGATCGGCCTGTTCCGCCAGCTGGTCGCCCCGGTGGCCGTCATCTGGCTGCTCGCCTTCCGCCTGGGGTGGGGCCTGCTCGGCATCTGGTGGGGGACCTTCATGGTCACCTGGCTGGCGGCGGGAATCTCGCTCCTCTACACCCGCCGGACCGTGGAGGTTCTCTGCAGCGAGCCGCCGACGGTGACGCCCGACAACGGCAACGGCGGCAGCAACGGCTGA
- a CDS encoding transporter substrate-binding domain-containing protein gives MRGIIGRVLGGTVLAAALAVLLAVVARPAGAAEQRPLVVGMELAYPPFEMTDKAGNPAGVSVDLAHELGKALGRKVVIQNIAFDGLIPALKTGKIDLIISSMTATAERAKSIDFSDPYLNTGLCLLVKKDSPVKTIADLDQPGRTVAVKKGTTGHTYASKQIRKARLLVLDKEAAAVLEVVQGKADAFIYDQMSTYQNWQKNPTTTRAILEPFQKESWAVGIRKGNDDLRLKVNAFLKDFRRRGGFEKLGDKYLKEQKDAFRKLGYPFYL, from the coding sequence ATGCGCGGAATCATCGGAAGAGTTCTCGGCGGCACCGTCCTCGCCGCCGCCCTGGCCGTCCTGCTGGCGGTCGTTGCCCGGCCGGCCGGGGCCGCAGAGCAACGACCGCTGGTAGTCGGGATGGAACTGGCCTATCCCCCCTTCGAAATGACCGACAAAGCCGGCAATCCGGCCGGGGTCAGCGTCGATCTGGCCCACGAACTGGGCAAGGCCCTCGGCCGGAAGGTCGTTATCCAGAACATTGCCTTCGATGGCTTGATCCCGGCGCTGAAGACCGGCAAGATCGACCTGATCATCTCGTCGATGACCGCCACGGCGGAGCGGGCCAAGTCGATCGACTTCTCCGACCCGTACCTGAACACCGGCCTCTGCCTGCTGGTCAAGAAAGACTCGCCGGTAAAGACCATCGCCGACCTCGACCAGCCGGGCCGCACCGTGGCAGTGAAAAAAGGGACCACCGGCCACACTTACGCCAGCAAGCAGATCAGGAAAGCCCGGCTGCTGGTCCTCGACAAGGAAGCGGCCGCCGTCCTCGAAGTGGTGCAGGGCAAGGCCGACGCCTTCATCTACGACCAGATGTCCACCTATCAGAACTGGCAGAAAAACCCGACCACCACCCGGGCGATCCTCGAACCGTTCCAGAAGGAGTCGTGGGCGGTCGGCATCCGCAAGGGGAACGACGATCTCCGGCTGAAGGTCAATGCCTTTCTCAAGGATTTCCGCCGCCGCGGCGGCTTCGAGAAACTGGGCGACAAATACCTGAAGGAGCAGAAGGACGCCTTCAGGAAGCTCGGTTACCCCTTCTACCTCTGA
- a CDS encoding amino acid ABC transporter ATP-binding protein, producing MRLELSAITKCFGHQRALDGLTLTLPEFHALVIIGPSGGGKTTLLRVIGGLEPPDAGELLIDGERIEFGEESLRRHRRSIGTVFQAYNLFPHLSALENITLPLEKVHGNSPEEARETARAILDRFQLAPHAAKKPAQLSGGQQQRVAIARAIAIKPRFLLLDEPTSALDPEMTAEVLDIIQELRREGRDLILATHHMSFARTVADQCLFVSAGQATEWGPAAELFGAPRSDELRNFLAKVLKY from the coding sequence ATGCGACTTGAACTCTCCGCAATCACCAAATGTTTCGGCCACCAGCGGGCGCTGGACGGGCTCACCCTGACCCTCCCCGAGTTCCACGCCCTGGTGATCATCGGCCCCTCCGGCGGCGGCAAGACCACCCTGTTGCGGGTGATCGGCGGCCTGGAGCCGCCCGATGCGGGCGAACTGCTGATCGACGGCGAGCGGATCGAATTCGGCGAAGAAAGCCTCCGCCGCCACCGGCGGAGCATCGGCACGGTGTTCCAGGCCTATAACCTCTTCCCCCACCTCTCGGCGCTGGAGAACATTACCCTGCCGCTGGAGAAGGTTCATGGCAACTCCCCCGAGGAGGCGCGGGAGACCGCCCGGGCCATTCTCGACCGGTTCCAGCTCGCCCCCCACGCCGCCAAGAAGCCTGCCCAGCTCTCCGGCGGCCAGCAGCAGCGGGTAGCCATCGCCCGGGCCATCGCCATCAAGCCACGCTTCCTGTTGCTGGACGAACCGACCTCGGCCCTCGATCCGGAGATGACCGCCGAGGTGCTCGACATCATCCAGGAACTCCGCCGGGAGGGACGCGACCTGATCCTGGCCACCCACCACATGAGCTTTGCCCGGACCGTTGCCGACCAGTGCCTGTTTGTCTCCGCCGGCCAGGCAACCGAATGGGGCCCGGCCGCCGAACTGTTCGGCGCACCGCGCAGCGACGAACTGCGGAATTTTTTGGCCAAGGTCCTGAAGTACTGA
- the sppA gene encoding signal peptide peptidase SppA — protein MSRRYLVLPMLGLLLLLNGCAFVNANLVTPARPLEETTLEGEGRAKLLLIDLTGIISEKEEGGGILGGKRPSMVSRIKESLRRAEKDDDIAGVILRINSPGGTVTASDIIHHEVQRFRERKKVPVYACIVGIGASGGYYVAAAADRIVAHPTAVTGSIGVLLHSFNAEGLLGKIGVSEKTIKSGDKKDILSPFRPMTAEEQALLQDLIDRLYGRFLDTVLARPGNRLTRPELLKLADGRVFTADQALADGLIDQVGYLEDAIDGMKKQLHLGEARVVSYYRPGSYQGSIYAGEAQPGPGLELLSGDGLLGLLADTEFLYLWKW, from the coding sequence ATGTCCCGTCGTTACCTCGTGCTGCCAATGCTCGGCCTGTTGTTGCTGCTCAACGGTTGTGCCTTCGTCAATGCCAATCTTGTCACCCCGGCCAGGCCCCTGGAGGAGACGACCCTGGAAGGCGAGGGGCGGGCGAAGCTTCTCCTCATCGACCTTACCGGCATCATCTCCGAGAAAGAGGAAGGGGGGGGGATCCTGGGCGGGAAGCGGCCGTCGATGGTCTCCCGGATCAAGGAGTCGCTACGGCGGGCGGAAAAAGATGACGACATCGCCGGGGTGATCCTGCGGATCAACTCGCCCGGCGGGACGGTCACCGCCAGCGATATCATCCATCATGAAGTGCAGCGGTTCCGGGAGCGGAAGAAGGTGCCGGTCTATGCCTGTATCGTCGGCATCGGCGCTTCGGGGGGGTATTACGTGGCCGCCGCCGCCGACCGGATCGTCGCCCATCCGACCGCCGTCACCGGCAGTATCGGCGTCCTGCTCCACTCCTTCAATGCCGAGGGGCTGCTCGGCAAGATCGGCGTTAGCGAGAAGACCATCAAGTCCGGCGACAAGAAGGATATCCTCTCCCCCTTCCGGCCGATGACCGCCGAGGAGCAGGCTCTCCTGCAGGACCTGATCGATCGCCTGTACGGCCGGTTCCTCGATACGGTGCTCGCCCGCCCCGGCAACCGGCTGACCCGGCCGGAACTGCTAAAGCTGGCCGACGGGCGGGTCTTTACCGCCGACCAGGCGCTGGCTGACGGGCTCATCGACCAGGTCGGCTACCTGGAGGATGCGATCGACGGGATGAAGAAGCAGCTCCATCTCGGCGAAGCGCGGGTGGTGAGCTACTACCGCCCCGGCAGCTACCAGGGGAGCATCTATGCCGGCGAGGCACAGCCCGGACCCGGCCTGGAGCTTCTCTCCGGCGACGGACTGCTCGGACTCCTTGCCGACACCGAGTTCCTCTACCTCTGGAAGTGGTGA
- a CDS encoding cytochrome C, whose protein sequence is MNNSIGIVLTALAVLLGTALVASAATGEKTARQPVATVQIPPQPALYASEPPPLTVTQCGQCHPGVFRDIKNDGGRHTFQCQECHKSFHSYSPVKNNWAASMPKCASCHSGPSVPHVQIFTNCAECHVNPHAILKVPMTAKLLNSCATCHAGPPEQLRKFPSKHTNLSCADCHTSHGFIPSCNMCHKPHYEGQDFKGCASECHPVHMPKQISYKKDVGARTCGSCHAKIYAVWSTTPSRHGKVNCAACHTKHGSIPQCTECHGLPHSKQLHERFPKCLTCHQDAHNPPVRQR, encoded by the coding sequence TTGAACAACTCGATCGGAATCGTCCTGACAGCGTTGGCTGTGCTGCTCGGCACAGCGCTGGTGGCGTCGGCAGCCACCGGCGAGAAAACGGCGCGACAGCCGGTAGCCACGGTCCAGATTCCGCCACAGCCCGCGCTCTATGCCAGCGAACCGCCGCCGCTCACCGTCACCCAGTGCGGCCAGTGCCATCCCGGTGTTTTCCGGGACATCAAGAACGATGGTGGCCGACATACCTTCCAATGCCAAGAGTGCCACAAGAGTTTCCATAGCTACAGTCCGGTCAAAAACAACTGGGCGGCGAGCATGCCCAAGTGTGCCAGCTGCCATTCGGGGCCGTCGGTTCCCCACGTGCAGATCTTTACCAACTGTGCCGAGTGCCACGTCAATCCCCACGCCATTCTCAAGGTGCCGATGACTGCCAAGCTGCTCAATTCCTGCGCCACCTGCCATGCCGGCCCGCCGGAGCAGCTCCGCAAGTTCCCGAGCAAGCATACGAACCTCTCCTGTGCGGATTGCCATACTTCCCACGGCTTCATACCCTCCTGCAACATGTGCCACAAGCCCCATTACGAAGGGCAGGATTTCAAGGGATGCGCCAGTGAATGCCATCCGGTGCACATGCCGAAGCAGATCAGCTACAAAAAGGATGTGGGGGCGCGGACCTGCGGTTCCTGCCATGCGAAGATCTATGCTGTCTGGAGCACGACCCCCAGCCGCCATGGCAAAGTCAACTGTGCGGCCTGCCACACCAAACACGGCTCTATTCCCCAATGCACCGAATGTCATGGTCTGCCGCACAGCAAGCAGCTCCATGAGCGTTTCCCCAAATGCCTGACCTGTCACCAGGATGCCCATAATCCGCCGGTGCGTCAGCGGTAG
- the pgsA gene encoding CDP-diacylglycerol--glycerol-3-phosphate 3-phosphatidyltransferase, with amino-acid sequence MPLLRHLPNLLTILRIALIPVLVALLLHGRYAAALQVFLVAGVSDALDGFIARRFDLCSRLGSLLDPLADKLLVVASALVLARLRLLPWWLALVVIGRDLVIVGGAVAYYRRTGGIEMAPSVLGKVNTFVQVVLVLAILVNGAGLAGLTALLPPLYAVTLALALVSGGEYVLVWGRKAGIFSRLKG; translated from the coding sequence ATGCCGCTGCTGAGACATCTGCCCAATCTGTTGACGATCCTGCGGATCGCGCTGATCCCCGTCCTGGTGGCGCTGCTGCTCCATGGCAGGTATGCCGCGGCGCTCCAGGTCTTCCTGGTGGCCGGCGTCAGCGATGCCCTGGATGGTTTTATCGCCCGCCGTTTCGATCTTTGCAGCCGGCTCGGCTCGCTGCTCGATCCCCTGGCCGACAAACTGCTCGTTGTCGCCTCGGCGCTGGTCCTGGCCCGGCTCCGCCTTCTCCCCTGGTGGCTGGCCCTGGTGGTGATCGGCCGCGACCTGGTCATCGTCGGCGGCGCAGTGGCTTATTACCGGCGGACCGGCGGCATCGAGATGGCGCCGAGCGTCCTGGGGAAGGTGAATACCTTCGTCCAGGTCGTCCTGGTCCTGGCGATCCTGGTGAATGGTGCCGGTCTGGCCGGGCTGACGGCTCTTTTGCCGCCACTCTATGCCGTAACGCTGGCATTGGCACTGGTGTCGGGTGGGGAGTACGTGCTGGTCTGGGGCCGGAAGGCGGGGATATTCTCCCGCCTGAAGGGCTGA
- a CDS encoding roadblock/LC7 domain-containing protein — MEEVLQHLNAVQGVIGSFVCDDSGELLAYSFPPLFDVSIIRRAAAQVVAQQGGLRTAAGTAELADLRYADGRILVKPLQEAFLLLLCTKSVNLQVLNISLNVAKGKIEALLPSTQPAAAAVPASGGTVPSGGLSLPACHLEDSTIGSSFEQFGMAALTQTTAHQISNHFASGPLKKLKLTHQTTGVSGVFPVMVVNENDASYDGKIILCKAIEKKLKTGSGDLLTVEIP; from the coding sequence ATGGAGGAAGTTCTTCAGCATCTGAATGCGGTCCAGGGGGTTATCGGCAGTTTCGTCTGCGATGACAGCGGCGAACTGCTCGCATATTCGTTCCCGCCGCTCTTCGACGTGTCGATCATCCGTCGCGCGGCTGCCCAGGTGGTCGCCCAGCAGGGGGGATTGCGCACGGCGGCCGGCACGGCCGAACTGGCAGACCTTCGTTATGCCGATGGCCGGATCCTGGTCAAGCCGTTGCAGGAAGCGTTTTTGCTCCTCCTCTGCACCAAGTCGGTCAATCTGCAGGTTCTCAATATTTCCCTCAACGTGGCGAAAGGGAAGATCGAGGCGCTGCTTCCGTCGACCCAGCCGGCTGCTGCCGCCGTCCCCGCTTCTGGCGGGACAGTGCCAAGCGGGGGGCTTTCCCTGCCGGCCTGCCATCTCGAAGATTCCACCATCGGCAGCTCGTTTGAGCAGTTCGGTATGGCCGCCCTGACGCAGACCACGGCCCATCAGATCAGCAACCATTTTGCCAGCGGGCCGCTCAAGAAGCTGAAGCTGACCCACCAGACAACCGGGGTGTCAGGAGTGTTCCCGGTGATGGTTGTTAATGAAAATGATGCGTCCTACGACGGCAAAATCATTCTCTGCAAGGCGATCGAAAAGAAGCTCAAGACCGGCTCCGGCGATCTGCTGACGGTTGAAATTCCCTAG
- a CDS encoding DUF4388 domain-containing protein has protein sequence MMAESQSREQVNGFEGAVAGLPLTDVIQLKGQNRFSGCISVEYQQKQGMIFFRDGEIIHAEQGGASGNQALYQIICWPGGRFAIQPKVTTTGRTIQQSISYLLLEAHRLMDEARAGIAPADGSAEETGKTGSRRMSKIAERLLQIAGVAYAVLMKNDGTPVEDDSFEAEALAGKGLGIASTGNRLGEVFGLGELKSAAVQAKATQLLVFEAKNHYISIAVRGESALAQVEADIRSTFTAKK, from the coding sequence ATGATGGCAGAATCCCAATCTCGTGAGCAGGTAAACGGTTTCGAAGGAGCGGTCGCCGGGCTTCCCCTCACGGATGTCATCCAGCTGAAGGGGCAAAACCGTTTTTCCGGCTGTATTTCGGTGGAGTATCAGCAGAAGCAGGGGATGATCTTCTTCCGCGACGGCGAGATCATCCATGCCGAGCAGGGGGGGGCGAGCGGCAACCAGGCCCTTTACCAAATTATCTGCTGGCCGGGGGGCCGATTCGCGATCCAGCCCAAGGTAACCACCACGGGACGCACCATTCAGCAAAGCATCAGCTACCTGTTGCTGGAGGCTCACCGGCTGATGGACGAAGCGCGGGCGGGGATCGCCCCGGCCGACGGCTCGGCTGAAGAGACCGGGAAAACCGGTTCGCGGCGGATGAGTAAAATCGCGGAACGGTTGCTCCAAATCGCGGGGGTAGCCTACGCTGTTCTAATGAAAAATGACGGAACGCCGGTCGAGGACGACAGCTTCGAAGCCGAGGCGCTGGCCGGCAAGGGGCTTGGGATTGCCAGCACGGGGAACCGGCTCGGCGAAGTGTTCGGACTCGGCGAGCTCAAGTCGGCGGCCGTTCAGGCCAAGGCGACGCAGTTGCTGGTGTTCGAGGCGAAAAACCATTACATATCCATCGCCGTGCGGGGGGAAAGCGCGCTGGCCCAGGTGGAAGCCGATATCCGCTCGACCTTTACGGCGAAGAAATAG
- a CDS encoding cytochrome C, which yields MTWLNRLARIALSALPLVLLGGCGGNSANSDAPAAVAAHTTTWVTYHRSPMYEGFSQKSSEALIECKVCHGTNLLGASDGMAAPACLDCHILDPSQYPVMCYSCHGGLPNAVLPFDQWLAANAASRNGRPINQQFIDEVRTTGIHLKHDAIPLVDRNSEDKCRYCHGGSPAVPDRHHSLGITCLDFMGGCHPSSYDPNVGFTFEIERDCTVCHTGLP from the coding sequence ATGACCTGGCTCAATCGATTGGCAAGAATAGCGCTTTCCGCCCTGCCGCTCGTCCTGCTCGGCGGGTGCGGCGGCAATTCGGCGAACTCCGATGCTCCGGCGGCGGTGGCGGCCCACACCACCACCTGGGTTACCTATCATCGCAGCCCGATGTACGAGGGGTTCTCACAGAAGAGCTCGGAAGCGCTTATCGAATGCAAAGTCTGTCATGGCACCAACCTACTGGGCGCTTCGGATGGCATGGCTGCGCCAGCGTGTCTTGATTGTCATATTCTTGACCCGAGCCAGTATCCTGTTATGTGTTATTCTTGTCATGGCGGCCTGCCGAATGCCGTCCTCCCCTTCGACCAGTGGCTGGCAGCCAATGCCGCGTCGCGGAACGGGCGGCCGATCAACCAGCAGTTCATCGACGAGGTGAGGACCACGGGGATTCATCTCAAGCATGATGCCATCCCGCTGGTCGACCGGAACTCCGAGGACAAATGCCGCTATTGCCACGGCGGTTCGCCAGCCGTTCCCGATCGGCACCATAGCCTCGGGATAACCTGTCTGGACTTCATGGGCGGATGCCATCCCTCCAGCTATGATCCGAACGTCGGTTTCACCTTTGAAATCGAGCGCGATTGCACGGTGTGCCACACGGGGCTCCCCTAG
- a CDS encoding DUF1499 domain-containing protein: MRFSPWLWLVTLLTIPAGCAGDRPGDLGVRDGRLAQCPATPNCVSSQAPPGKHEIAPLDFRGEPDRAFARLREVLLARRDTRLVAEAQDYLRVEFRTRLGFVDDGEFLLDRGRRLIQVRSASRLGYSDFGKNRQRLEEIRAALGKL, from the coding sequence ATGCGTTTTTCCCCCTGGCTGTGGCTTGTTACCCTCCTGACCATTCCCGCCGGCTGTGCCGGTGATCGTCCCGGTGACCTCGGCGTTCGTGACGGCCGGCTCGCGCAGTGTCCGGCCACGCCGAACTGCGTTTCGAGTCAGGCGCCGCCCGGTAAGCACGAAATCGCCCCGCTCGATTTCCGCGGCGAGCCGGATCGGGCGTTTGCCCGGCTGCGGGAAGTGCTGCTCGCCCGGCGGGATACCCGACTGGTGGCCGAGGCGCAGGATTATCTGCGGGTCGAGTTTCGCACCCGGCTCGGCTTTGTCGACGACGGGGAGTTCCTCCTCGACCGGGGCCGGCGGCTGATCCAGGTCCGTTCGGCATCCCGACTCGGCTATTCCGATTTCGGCAAGAACCGGCAGCGGCTCGAAGAGATCCGGGCGGCCCTCGGGAAACTCTGA
- a CDS encoding SDR family oxidoreductase, which translates to MAGERLMIVGCGDIGGRVAAAALEEGAAVAVLTRSREKAARFRERGIEALVGNLDQPDTLVGLPTRGRVVFYFAPPPGGGITDPRMRAFCAAIPPGDEPAKVVYLSTSGVYGDCGEQPVTEETPANPQTSRAKRRYDAEAILRAWGEERGVAVVILRVTGIYGPGRLPLQQLTSGQPVLLESEARLTNRIHADDLARVCLAAAARGEAGEIFNVSDGHPGTMTEYFNAVADALGMPRPRQVTLAEARQVMAPLMYSYVTESRRLDNGKMLARLGVELRYPTLAAGLKASLQTTTDREGT; encoded by the coding sequence ATGGCAGGGGAACGACTGATGATCGTCGGTTGCGGTGACATCGGCGGGCGGGTCGCGGCGGCGGCCCTTGAGGAAGGGGCGGCGGTTGCGGTGCTGACCCGGTCGCGGGAGAAGGCGGCCCGGTTTCGGGAGCGGGGGATCGAGGCGCTGGTGGGCAATCTCGACCAGCCCGACACTCTGGTCGGGCTGCCGACCCGGGGGCGGGTGGTCTTCTATTTCGCCCCGCCGCCCGGCGGCGGAATCACCGACCCGCGGATGCGCGCCTTCTGCGCGGCGATACCGCCGGGCGACGAGCCGGCGAAAGTGGTCTACCTCAGCACCAGCGGCGTCTATGGCGATTGCGGCGAGCAGCCGGTTACCGAGGAGACCCCGGCCAACCCCCAGACCAGCAGGGCGAAAAGGCGTTACGATGCGGAAGCGATTCTTCGTGCCTGGGGCGAGGAACGGGGGGTGGCGGTGGTGATCCTGCGGGTGACCGGCATTTACGGACCGGGCCGCCTGCCGCTGCAACAGCTGACGAGCGGCCAGCCGGTACTCCTGGAGAGCGAGGCCCGGCTGACCAACCGGATCCATGCCGACGACCTGGCCCGGGTCTGCCTGGCCGCTGCGGCCAGGGGTGAGGCCGGCGAGATCTTCAATGTCAGCGACGGGCATCCCGGGACCATGACCGAATACTTCAATGCCGTCGCCGACGCCCTGGGGATGCCCCGGCCCCGGCAGGTGACCCTCGCCGAGGCGCGCCAGGTCATGGCGCCGCTGATGTACTCCTACGTGACCGAATCGCGGCGGCTGGACAACGGCAAGATGCTGGCCCGGCTGGGGGTGGAGCTCCGCTATCCGACACTGGCGGCGGGGCTCAAGGCGTCGCTGCAGACAACGACGGATCGCGAGGGGACTTGA